The following proteins come from a genomic window of Diorhabda carinulata isolate Delta chromosome X, icDioCari1.1, whole genome shotgun sequence:
- the LOC130901348 gene encoding uncharacterized protein LOC130901348, translating into MFKLCILVTILALSVASPVPVANPAAKPEAKPQYLASYTAPVVAAPAYTSAYSVSPVAYSNYVYPSAYSVYSPYAASFLTY; encoded by the exons atgtttaaattg tgcATTTTAGTTACCATTTTGGCTCTCTCAGTAGCTTCTCCAGTACCAGTAGCGAATCCGGCAGCAAAACCTGAAGCTAAGCCACAATATCTTGCTTCGTATACTGCTCCTGTGGTTGCCGCTCCTGCCTACACCTCAGCTTATTCAGTTTCTCCTGTAGCTTACTCCAACTATGTTTATCCTAGTGCCTATTCAGTGTATTCTCCTTATGCCGCATCCTTCTTGACCTACTAG